Proteins co-encoded in one Candida albicans SC5314 chromosome 3, complete sequence genomic window:
- the ARV1 gene encoding sterol homeostasis protein (Lipid transporter involved in sterol trafficking and transport of glycosylphosphatidylinositol and sphingolipid precursors) — MICIECGYSNIDCLYSKYKSDYIKLSVCPECNKIADKYIEYDSVILFLDILLLKRQAYKHLAYNLTEMEMEIGSSTNFHINDNTNFKFFHTYRKLMKLIFMILSFEVYLTWANEEKLLIHSQLINLIFNQSVVYQYLFFIIKSSLENLILNLSLQLILRLGYKWGQGPQKINGNIRDKELFGYKTSVLLVTTMVSGSIRLFPILMFIWPYDNISITKPLINLIAFINIVEALRVVTSLGYVELILSLAFSIVIRNIVSKSLLVLIVRLFLDFNFTEVYYNEMYQLYSQIQTYIRWI; from the coding sequence ATGATCTGTATAGAATGTGGATATTCtaatattgattgtttATATTCCAAGTATAAAAGTGATTATATCAAACTAAGTGTATGTCCCGAATGTAATAAAATTGCtgataaatatattgaatatGATTCGGTGATTCTATTTTTGGACATTTTATTACTTAAAAGACAAGCCTATAAACATTTAGCATATAATTTAACTGAAATGGAAATGGAAATAGGATCATCAACTAATTTCCatataaatgataatacaaattttaaattctttCATACTTATAGAAAACttatgaaattgatatttatgattttatcatttgaaGTTTATTTAACATGGGCTAATGAAgagaaattattgattcattcacaattaattaatttaattttcaatcaatcagttgtatatcaatatttatttttcattattaaatcaagtCTAGAAAACCttatattgaatttatcaTTACAATTGATTCTAAGACTAGGATATAAATGGGGACAAGGTCCACAGAAAATAAATGGTAATATCAGGgataaagaattatttggATATAAAACATCAGTCTTATTGGTAACAACGATGGTATCAGGGTCAATCAGATTATTTCCTATATTGATGTTTATTTGGCCATACGATAACATATCTATCACTAAAccattgataaatttgattgcCTTTATAAATATCGTGGAGGCACTACGAGTTGTCACGAGTTTGGGATACGTGGAACTAATACTCAGTTTGGCGTTTAGTATTGTTATCAGAAATATAGTGTCAAAACTGTTACTAGTACTAATTGTCAGACTCTTTTTGGATTTTAACTTTACTGAGGTGTATTACAATGAAATGtatcaattatattcaCAGATTCAAACCTATATACGTTGGATTTAA
- a CDS encoding uncharacterized protein (Protein of unknown function; Spider biofilm induced): MIDNIINNLQIILQQNDDNFTSPHDDVIYRPHSARVARYQVIIASTLGLTALLLFSILRLKYPKIYVANFNHLNFSLHSTSRRNLPELPSNSLFGWIPTVYKITEQEILEHAGLDAVVFLEFFKMCIRIISICLVFAIIIISPIRYKFTGRVDEDYPDDDSDNDDDDGSNNNGTTIIKHIVSAGISVASKNNDGEQYQQFLWLYTIFTYVFTFVTVYFLFKQTNRIISMRQKYLGSQNSVTDRTVKISGIPGSLRDEVALARHIDRLNIGEVDSVLIVKEWQNLNKLFKRRRRIVRKLEESWVEYFEKNGITNKSDLISLHPQVGESYRFSNRYTDDAEESPDWGSQNSNSAQASIIDQDSESVEGDSSDTLNRLLNDESRTRPSLRKGWFGLFGPKVDSINYYTDKLEVIDKEITRARTREYPATSTAFLTMKTVAEAQMLAQAVLDPKVNHLITNLAPAPHDIRWDNLSLTRQDRNTKILAVTIFIGIMSLLLVYPVRFMASFLNTKSISKIWPSLGKAIESHKWAETLITGLLPTYLFTILNIVIPFFYVWISEKQGYLSHSDEELSSVSKNFFYIFVNLFLVFTTFGTASFVDTTKIAFDLARSLRDLSMFYVDLIILQGLGIFPFKLLLVGNLLRFLVNSLFRCKTPRDYLNLYKPPVFNFGLQLPQPILIFIITLVYSVMSSKILTAGLLYFIIGYFVSKYQLLYACVHPPHSTGKVWPIIFRRIILGLFLFQITMVGTLALQDAITCATFLAPLPFLTLYFWWSFHKQYIPLSTFIALRAIESNENINPTDLEQIIENNNNKTLDERRELNTKYEYPNLVNDLDGPMIALDGEDVLIVNRDGTTVRKPPQYFSSEWDY; this comes from the coding sequence ATGATAGacaatataatcaataatttgcAAATCATACTACAGcaaaatgatgataattttaCATCCCCTCACGACGATGTGATATATCGACCACATTCTGCTCGTGTAGCACGATATCAAGTAATAATTGCATCTACATTGGGACTCACTGCCCTATTACTATTTTCTATCTTACGATTAAAATATCCCAAAATATATGTGGCAAACTTtaatcatttgaatttcagTCTACATTCGACCTCAAGAAGGAATTTACCTGAATTGccttcaaattcattatttggtTGGATTCCTACAGTTTACAAAATTACTGAGCAAGAAATTTTGGAACATGCTGGATTAGATGCAGTTGTgtttttggaattttttaaaatgtGCATTCGAATAATAAGCATATGTTTAGTATTTGCCATTATTATCATATCTCCTATCAGATACAAGTTTACAGGGAGAGTAGATGAAGATTATCCCGACGATGATAGTGACAacgatgacgatgatggaagtaataataatggtacCACAATAATTAAGCATATAGTGTCAGCTGGAATTCTGGTGGCAAGTAAAAATAACGATGGAGAACagtatcaacaatttctttggTTATACACTATTTTCACCTATGTATTTACATTTGTTACTGTTTACTTTCTATTCAAACAAACCAATAGGATTATTTCTATGCGTCAGAAGTATCTTGGATCGCAAAATTCAGTCACCGATAGAACGGTAAAAATATCTGGGATACCAGGATCATTACGAGATGAAGTGGCACTCGCACGGCACATTGACCGTTTGAATATTGGTGAAGTGGATTCTGTGTTGATTGTCAAGGAGTGGCAAAATCTAAACAAACTATTCAAAAGAAGGAGAAGAATAGTTCGAAAATTAGAGGAAAGTTGGgttgaatattttgaaaaaaatgggATAACCAATAAGAGCGATTTGATATCGTTGCATCCCCAAGTTGGCGAACTGTATCGTTTTTCCAATAGGTATACTGATGATGCAGAAGAATCACCAGACTGGGGATCTCAAAATTCGAACTCTGCACAAGCTTCAATAATAGATCAAGACTCAGAATCTGTTGAAGGAGATTCTTCTGACACTTTGAATCGCTTGTTGAATGATGAACTGAGAACAAGACCAAGTCTTCGGAAAGGTTGGTTCGGATTGTTTGGACCTAAAGTGGATTCAATAAACTACTACACCGATAAATTGGAGGTCATAGATAAAGAGATTACCAGGGCCAGAACTAGAGAATATCCCGCCACTTCGACTGCATTTCTCACTATGAAAACCGTGGCTGAAGCACAAATGTTGGCACAGGCAGTCTTGGATCCAAAAGTCAATCATCTTATCACCAACTTGGCCCCTGCTCCTCATGATATCCGATGGGATAATTTGTCATTAACTAGACAAGACAGAAATACAAAGATCCTTGCTGTCACGATATTTATTGGTATAATgagtttgttgttggtttatCCAGTCAGATTTATGGCTAGTTTTTTAAACACTAAAAGCATTTCTAAAATATGGCCATCATTGGGGAAAGCTATTGAATCGCATAAATGGGCCGAAACTTTGATTACTGGATTATTGCCAACTTATTTATTTacaattttaaatattgTGATTCCGTTTTTTTATGTATGGATTTCTGAAAAGCAAGGTTATTTATCTCATAGTGATGAAGAGTTGTCATCGGTATCCAAGAACTTTTTCTATATATTTGTGAActtatttttggttttcacAACTTTTGGTACCGCCTCTTTTGTTGATACGACCAAAATTGCATTTGATTTAGCAAGATCACTCAGAGATTTGTCAATGTTCTATGTTGACTTAATAATTCTACAAGGATTGGGTATATTCccattcaaattattattggtggGGAACTTACTTCGCTTTTTAGtgaattcattatttaGGTGCAAGACCCCAAGAGATTACTTGAATTTGTACAAACCGccagttttcaattttggtCTACAATTACCACAAccaatattgatatttattattacgTTGGTATACTCGGTAATGTCTTCGAAGATATTAACTGCAGGGTTActatattttattattggttATTTTGTGAGCAAATACCAATTGCTTTATGCTTGTGTTCATCCTCCACACTCAACGGGCAAAGTTTGGCCAATAATTTTCCGAAGAATCATATTAGggttatttctttttcaaatcacaATGGTTGGCACATTAGCATTACAAGATGCAATCACATGTGCTACTTTCTTGGCACCATTGCCGTTTTTGACACTTTACTTTTGGTGGAGTTTCCATAAACAATATATTCCCTTGTCAACATTCATTGCCTTGAGAGCAATTGAAAGcaatgaaaatatcaaCCCTACTGATTTGGAgcaaatcattgaaaacaacaataataaaactcTTGACGAAAGAAGGGAATTGAACACTAAATACGAATACCCCAATCTAGTTAATGATTTAGACGGGCCAATGATTGCATTGGATGGTGAAGATGTATTGATAGTTAATCGAGATGGTACAACTGTACGGAAACCACCTCAATATTTCAGTTCAGAATGGGACTATTAA
- a CDS encoding uncharacterized protein (Protein of unknown function; transcript induced by benomyl treatment), protein MHEEIDHTLTSSSTTGSASFNKRSNFQFTYDSETHLLLLIHKYKEDIFTRGNIIKTWEKVLQEFNERCHSNIVQSRTINHRFQMLKKNLENRLKHDNQLLDQVVLNENEKLLVDILEYMYKNSHTEVSPYSLGGSSNNSNIAANTQIDSLYAQQNPTAPIDNPLAIADMSQISPNTYEHKLNRDRAQYLMSQGFDHSIHHQFQNSMDFSNTIRQHQLAPSSGNSSLGANKNIVSGYVPSLEQPELINTSNQIGHPEETMLQPHPNNPASSHIIYKQPEINMSTSESPNLQHNSQHQPRHSNSSTPMGSSASTSHHQQQQQSSHDTKQNFGNNISPSIQYNNNTNTRTIDFAYRQDQNQNQNQNPQQHQYQTQPQQDNTTASLLKQLIVSQTQVTHSINALREDLSDFKRETNQRIDRLTSDYSLQQNNSMNQKLDSLIRMLRSQNLKSVHSSPTDEDMTNENDSSYGADQGTSSD, encoded by the coding sequence ATGCACGAAGAAATTGATCACACTCTAACGTCATCTTCTACTACTGGATCTGCGTCATTTAATAAACGAAGCAACTTTCAGTTTACTTACGATTCAGAGACCCATTTACTTTTGCTCATCCATAAATACAAAGAGGACATTTTCACTAGAGGcaacatcatcaaaacATGGGAAAAAGTGTTACAAGAATTTAATGAGCGATGTCATTCTAATATAGTGCAAAGCAGGACAATAAACCATCGTTTTCAGATgttaaaaaagaatttggaGAACCGGTTGAAACACGATAATCAACTTCTAGATCAAGTGGTgttgaatgaaaatgaaaaactCTTGGTCGATATCTTGGAGTACATGTACAAAAATAGTCACACTGAAGTCAGCCCATATTCATTAGGCggtagtagtaataatagCAATATTGCCGCTAATACACAAATTGATAGCTTATATGCTCAACAAAATCCTACAGCCCCAATAGACAACCCGTTAGCTATTGCCGATATGTCGCAAATAAGTCCCAATACTTATGAACACAAATTGAATCGGGACAGAGCGCAATATTTGATGTCACAGGGCTTCGATCACTCAATACACCACCAATTCCAGAATAGTATGGATTTTTCGAATACAATTCGCCAACATCAATTAGCTCCGTCGTCAGGGAACTCGCTGCTTGGTGCAAATAAGAATATTGTTTCTGGCTATGTACCTTCTCTTGAACAACcagaattaattaatacgtcaaatcaaattggaCATCCAGAAGAAACAATGTTACAGCCGCATCCTAATAATCCAGCTTCTAGTCATATTATCTACAAACAACCAGAAATTAATATGTCTACTTCTGAATCACCCAATCTACAACACAACAGTCAACACCAACCGAGACATTCAAATAGTTCAACTCCAATGGGAAGCCTGGCATCAACTCtgcatcatcaacaacaacagcaactgAGCCACGACACAAAGCAAAATTTTGGTAACAATATCTCTCCTAGCATTCaatacaataataatactaacaCCAGAACGATTGATTTTGCTTATCGACAGGACCAGAACCAGAACCAGAATCAGAACCCACAGCagcatcaatatcaaaccCAACCGCAGCAAGATAATACCACCGCGTCTCTACTAAAACAATTGATCGTTTCTCAAACCCAAGTTACACATTCGATTAATGCACTTCGCGAGGATTTACTGGATTTCAAAAGAGaaacaaatcaaagaatCGACAGGTTAACTAGTGACTATTCCTTGCAACAGAATAACTCAATGAATCAAAAGTTGGATAGTTTAATTAGAATGCTTCGGTCTCAGAACCTTAAGAGCGTACATAGTAGTCCTACCGATGAGGATATGaccaatgaaaatgattcaaGTTATGGTGCAGACCAAGGTACCAGTAGTGACTAA
- a CDS encoding DNA topoisomerase 3 (Ortholog(s) have DNA topoisomerase type I activity), translated as MRILCVAEKPSISKEVANILGGGRKKVRNSREKFIKNYDFTFTFNSEDGPCQVTMTSVAGHITGLDFGSAFSWGNCVPGRLFEADIKTIITKKSIYENIAEEARNADKLMIWTDCDREGEYIGFEIMNAARKYNRNLGLNNIWRARFSHLERNHIIRAAKNPVNLDMSAVSAVSCRMEIDLRVGTSFTRLLTDQLRQKGIIEKNELASYGTCQFPTLGFVVDRYKRVKSFTPEPFWYIEIETRKENKKTIFNWVRGHFFDKMYVVMLYDRCCKSGEFGTISKIESKRKPNFRPFPLTTVELQKDCARFFKMSAKTALAAAERLYNLGYLSYPRTETDRFAKETDFKSLLEVHKQDPRWGSYTTKLLNEGFETPRSGSHDDKAHPPIHPIKYVSLDTLNTLDEKKVYEYVVRRFIACCSKDAVGTQTVVTLKWGDEFFTASGLMVHEKNYLEVYTYKKWESSKQLPKFTEGEQVKLSSGILKDGKTSPPNHMTEPELIALMDANGIGTDATIAEHINKIETRHYINKLKKGKNEYILPTPLGMGLIEGLEKMEFEDVSLSKPFLRKSLERSLEDIATGSRPKVDVLNTTIGVYVDAYSVCSHQILVLCNECRRIILGNSSNNNNNNNNNT; from the coding sequence ATGAGAATACTATGTGTTGCCGAAAAACCATCGATTTCAAAAGAGGTGGCAAACATTTTGGGAGGAGGGCGAAAAAAAGTAAGAAACTCACGagaaaaattcatcaaaaacTACGATTTCACCTTCACTTTCAACTCTGAAGATGGGCCATGTCAAGTAACCATGACTTCGGTGGCTGGACATATCACAGGACTTGATTTTGGGTCTGCCTTTTCGTGGGGAAATTGTGTTCCCGGGCGACTATTTGAAGCAGACATCAAGACCATTATCACCAAGAAATCTATTTATGAAAATATTGCAGAAGAGGCAAGAAACGCTGATAAGTTGATGATCTGGACAGATTGTGATAGAGAAGGAGAATACAttggatttgaaattatgaATGCTGCAAGAAAATACAATAGGAACCTTGGGTTAAACAATATTTGGCGAGCTAGGTTTTCACATCTTGAACGAAATCACATTATTCGAGCAGCAAAAAATCCCGTGAATTTGGATATGAGTGCAGTTTCTGCAGTTTCTTGTCGTATGGAAATCGATCTTCGAGTGGGTACCAGTTTTACACGTTTGTTGACTGATCAATTGAGACAAAAGGGgataattgaaaagaatgaaCTAGCTTCTTATGGTACATGTCAATTCCCGACATTGgggtttgttgttgatcgATACAAACGAGTCAAGAGTTTTACACCGGAACCATTCTGGTATATTGAGATTGAAACTAGGAAAGAGAATAAAAAgacaattttcaattgggTTCGAGGTCATTTTTTCGACAAGATGTATGTGGTTATGCTTTATGATCGATGCTGCAAAAGTGGAGAATTTGGAACCATATCAAAAATAGAATCAAAACGGAAACCAAATTTCCGTCCATTCCCATTGACAACCGTGGAGTTACAAAAAGATTGTGCTAGATTTTTTAAGATGTCTGCTAAGACGGCGTTGGCAGCTGCTGAAAGACTTTATAACCTAGGGTATTTGTCGTATCCTAGAACTGAAACTGACAGGTTTGCCAAAGAAACCGATTTCAAGAGCTTACTAGAGGTGCACAAACAAGATCCGCGATGGGGAAGCTATACAACAAAGCTTTTGAACGAAGGTTTCGAAACTCCTCGAAGCGGTTCTCATGATGATAAGGCGCATCCTCCAATCCATCCTATCAAATATGTTTCTTTGGACACCCTAAACACCCTCGATGAAAAGAAAGTGTATGAATACGTTGTGCGACGCTTTATTGCCTGTTGCTCCAAAGATGCTGTTGGTACGCAAACCGTGGTGACTTTAAAATGGGGAGATGAATTCTTCACCGCAAGTGGATTAATGGTgcatgaaaaaaattatttggaaGTGTATACTTACAAAAAATGGGAAAGCTCTAAACAACTACCGAAATTTACAGAGGGAGAACAGGTCAAGTTGTCGAGTGGAATATTGAAAGACGGTAAAACAAGTCCACCCAATCATATGACCGAGCCCGAGCTAATTGCATTGATGGATGCCAACGGTATTGGAACCGATGCTACTATCGCTGAACATATTAACAAAATAGAGACTAGGCActatattaataaattgaaaaaggggaaaaatgaatatattCTTCCTACTCCTTTAGGAATGGGGCTTATAGAAGGCCTTGAAAAAATGGAATTTGAAGATGTATCACTATCGAAACCATTTTTGCGGAAGTCGTTGGAACGATCACTTGAGGACATAGCAACCGGGTCCCGGCCAAAAGTGGATGTTTTGAATACAACAATAGGCGTATATGTTGACGCTTATAGTGTTTGTTCTCATCAGATACTTGTTTTGTGCAATGAATGTAGGAGAATTATACTTGGAAATAGcagtaacaacaacaacaacaataataataatacgtaa
- a CDS encoding uncharacterized protein (Ortholog of C. dubliniensis CD36 : Cd36_84710, C. parapsilosis CDC317 : CPAR2_807470, Candida tenuis NRRL Y-1498 : CANTEDRAFT_136475 and Debaryomyces hansenii CBS767 : DEHA2B08844g), which yields MASSNNGFESINLASTISGPYQEEDTPIKRLHSIPASTSEDEDELDPEEFILNKVDKPATKDSHVSYNKFSDKHISDEQLSHLLDNHKPNLVTTTTLIDSIKESESLYNTMDSLMIKSINFPAAMYQSNDNNSQSPIEYLSNRVKLLTQELYEDSVKYGKFLQSGNNHIYQLRSRILQTFDQLSESHYSLNELYNKDMSYAETLHGSFKKWDQQRNKVLSKVKSIKSDTSKHGAKLFTLLDEVNDVDDEIKLLEAKLQQLRSKKEILNKEIEDTSSVLESRTAKYVDIFKDLENKGRSAITDFLQSNGVPEKEIDTIVRFSPVDITISSNYSSKKEPKKEIHITKESIPQNESASKPANTPSIGMQPFIIPEAEANTKTPDLQSMNHDHGPTPFEKGYAMGTQNSTALKNKMNHIMKKFLDSLPITPPSNISTMPATSRIKVDDLSNTISKRLDLDPIMVFLEHKVAALHDLAIKSSQNAALFHEFGRIWESVTKLMNSQEEKLESILNDDSNSKLVTRILNSTLEQLKSTLSALKSNPVTSGSPRDEVLISLITSEYNAIEQAVKLVSPDLRTIGELNSSGGLPPSSSKPTSQVYPVSTSDTKSTTKME from the coding sequence ATGGCATCGTCTAATAATGGATTTGAGTCAATAAATCTAGCTTCCACTATTCTGGGACCTtatcaagaagaagacaCCCCTATCAAACGTTTACATTCTATCCCCGCTTCCACCTCcgaagatgaagatgaactCGATCCCGAAGAGTTCattttaaataaagtaGATAAACCAGCTACAAAAGACTCACATGTGCTGTACAATAAATTTCTGGATAAGCATATAAGTGATGAGCAACTATCACACTTACTCGACAATCATAAACCCAATCTAGTGACTACCACAACTTTAATTGATTCTATCAAAGAAAGTGAACTGTTATATAATACCATGGACAGTTTGATGATAAAATCCATCAATTTTCCTGCAGCCATGTACCAGTCAAATGACAACAATTCACAATCACCAATCGAGTATTTATCTAACAGAGTAAAATTGCTCACACAAGAGTTATACGAAGATTCAGTCAAATATGGCAAGTTTCTACAGAGTGGTAATAATCATATATATCAATTACGAAGTAGGATTTTACAGACCTTTGATCAGTTGTCAGAGAGTCACTATTCTTTAAATGAACTATATAATAAAGACATGTCTTACGCAGAAACATTACACGGATCTTTCAAGAAATGGGatcaacaaagaaataaagTATTGTCCAAAGTGAAGTCTATAAAAAGTGATACAAGCAAACATGGAGCCAAATTATTCACCTTATTAGATGAAGttaatgatgttgatgacgAGATCAAACTTTTGGAAGCAAAACTACAGCAGCTTCGAtctaaaaaagaaattttaaataaagaaattgaagatacCAGCAGTGTTTTGGAAAGCAGAACAGCAAAATATGTTGACATATTTAAGGATTTGGAAAACAAAGGTAGGTCAGCAATTACTGATTTCCTTCAGTCCAATGGTGTTCccgaaaaagaaattgatacAATTGTGAGATTCTCACCTGTTGATATTACGATTTCTAGCAACTATTCACTGAAAAAGGAACCAAAGAAAGAGATTCACATTACAAAAGAGTCAATTCCTCAAAATGAGTCGGCTAGTAAACCCGCAAATACTCCCAGTATAGGTATGCAACCGTTTATAATACCTGAAGCAGAAGCCAATACCAAAACACCGGATTTGCAATCAATGAACCACGATCATGGGCCTACTCCTTTTGAAAAAGGATATGCTATGGGGACACAAAATTCTACGGCgttgaaaaacaaaatgaatcatataatgaaaaagtttttaGATTCTTTACCAATAACTCCACCATCAAATATCTCAACAATGCCAGCCACTTCACGTATTAAAGTGgatgatttatcaaatacaaTCTCTAAAAGATTAGATTTGGATCCAATAATGGTTTTTTTGGAACACAAAGTTGCTGCATTACATGATTTGGCCATAAAATCATCTCAAAATGCTGCATTATTCCATGAATTTGGGAGAATATGGGAGAGCGTTACAAAACTAATGAATTCTCAGGAAGAAAAGTTGGAGAGTATTCTCAACGATGATTCGAATTCTAAATTAGTTACACGTATCTTGAATTCCACTTtagaacaattgaaatccACCCTATCTGCATTGAAGAGCAACCCTGTAACAAGTGGTAGCCCTCGAGATGAAGtcttaatttcattaataacaAGCGAGTATAATGCGATAGAACAGGCTGTGAAACTTGTATCGCCTGACCTTCGAACTATAGGAGAACTCAATTCTAGCGGGGGCCTACCCCCTTCGTCTTCAAAACCTACAAGTCAAGTGTACCCAGTTAGTACCAGTGACACCAAGCTGACTACAAAAAtggaataa